In Mytilus edulis chromosome 4, xbMytEdul2.2, whole genome shotgun sequence, the following proteins share a genomic window:
- the LOC139518875 gene encoding procollagen C-endopeptidase enhancer 2-like, which produces MRILFTDYTVIIAEFIIAYILRNIIFVEGQTCSAVERNFTASTTEMISLTSPGYNGGSGTYQNDMDCWWIIDSGSDDLQLLIFLTYDISCPGDTIALYNAEDQTSTLFSSCGAPSSPVHYSTTQRYLRVEMHSDSSTVKSGFKLEYLAAKNHEGKGCQNREDIILTENFQFLSSPSFPEKYPSSSNCRWNLLYEFGAIEINVILGDIEDGTSCDYDKYQIYDGEHRCDYNRMSVVCDEYPDTTPYNYTSNSTSVVVAFESDGSVNRRGFLLRYRGIPNPTTTTTTSSNTTESNSNDFIITAEILLGLVFGSLGLISFTIITTVCIVMKLRVPLEKTISTTPIKSVQSKPTIQTISRYNNNTHTKPAIMNNKAVTNGVPRRIAAW; this is translated from the exons ATGAGAATATTGTTTACTGACTACACAGTAATAATAGCTGAGTTCATTATTGCTTACATACTGAGGAACATCATTTTCG TTGAGGGCCAGACCTGTAGTGCTGTTGAACGAAATTTTACTGCCAGTACAACAGAAATGATATCTCTGACATCACCGGGATATAATGGTGGATCCGGAACATACCAAAA tgatatggATTGTTGGTGGATAATAGATTCCGGATCTGACGATTTACAGTTATTGATATTTCTTACATATGACATATCTTGTCCTGGCGATACTATAGCACTATACAATG CTGAGGATCAAACTTCTACGTTATTTTCATCGTGTGGTGCACCATCATCGCCTGTTCATTATTCCACAACACAACGTTATTTACGTGTAGAGATGCACTCAGATTCATCAACAGTCAAATCCGGTTTCAAATTAGAATATTTAGCTGCTAAAAATCATG AGGGAAAAGGTTGTCAAAACCGAGAAGATATCATTTTAActgaaaattttcagtttttatctAGTCCcagttttccagaaaaatatcCAAG ttcCAGCAACTGTCGATGGAATTTGTTATACGAATTTGGTGcaatagaaataaatgttatactTGGAGATATCGAAGATGGAACGTCGTGTGATTACGACAAATATCAAATATACGATG GCGAACATCGTTGTGATTATAACAGAATGTCAGTGGTATGTGATGAATATCCCGATACAACACCTTACAACTATACATCTAATAGTACATCAGTTGTTGTAGCATTTGAAAGTGATGGTTCTGTCAATAGACGAGGATTTTTGTTGCGGTATAGAGGTATACCTAATCCTACTACCACTACAACGACGTCATCAAATACAACCGAGAGTAATTCAAACG ATTTTATAATTACTGCCGAAATATTATTAGGTCTAGTATTTGGATCTCTTGGGCTTATATCATTCACTATAATAACAACAGTATGCATTGTGATGAAACTTAGAGTGCCTTTAGAAAAGACTATTTCAACAACTCCAATCAAATCTGTACAATCAAAACCAACCATTCAGACAATCAGTAGATATAATAACAATACTCATACTAAACCAGCAATAATGAATAACAAGGCGGTAACAAATGGTGTCCCCAGGAGAATAGCAGCTTGGTAG
- the LOC139518874 gene encoding uncharacterized protein produces the protein MEEIIRSDSRRNRDLLEVVIQKNEEKSGDDSRNRLPALLLTATDEMSEPPSFASKRSGDISKDRFSNNDVEDFKINQSISYIHKMINSLGILCIANLVLCGLTLQVILNITENDVGHPKNTSLLSSPKSYADLLEVTSAFASFVFALDMCSMMICCMQFFFASKILTVQNGKERAAKYLTDCSSSRFVAILGFFISVPAFLITMMCYVLMKMRTTPAITAAVILSIGVVLCGLSIFQNVYHWQDEIGRANDGLPVYEDSKIHTNNQRPKNELNTLV, from the exons ATGGAGGAAATCATTCGATCAGACAGCCGTAGAAATCGAGACCTCCTCGAGGTCGTGATACAAAAGAATGAAGAGAAAAGTGGAGATGATAGCCGTAATCGTCTGCCTGCTCTGTTATTGACTGCTACGGATGAAATGAGTGAGCCCCCTAGCTTCGCATCTAAAAGGAGCGGCGATATCTCAAAAGATAGATTCAGTAATAATGACGTCGAGGACTTTAAAATTAATCAAAGTATTTCCTATATTCATAAAATGATAAACAGTCTTGGAATTCTCTGTATTGCCAATTTGGTGCTTTGTGGTTTAACACTACAGGTTATACTCAATATTACTGAAAATGATGTCGGTCATCCTAAAAACACTTCACTTTTATCATCACCTAAGTCATATGCTGATCTCCTGGAAGTGACGTCAGCTTTTGCGTCGTTTGTGTTCGCGCTAGATATGTGTTCCATGATGATTTGTTGTATGCAGTTTTTCTTTGCATCTAAAATACTCACTGTTCAAAATGGGAAGGAAAG GGCAGCTAAATATCTAACAGATTGTTCTAGTAGTCGTTTTGTTGCAATTTTAGGTTTCTTCATATCCGTCCCAGCTTTTCTGATTA CAATGAtgtgttatgtgcttatgaaaatgaGAACAACTCCAGCGATCACAGCCGCCGTTATATTATCGATTGGTGTAGTTTTGTGTGGACTGAGTATATTTCAAAACGTTTACCATTGGCAGGATGAAATCGGACGAGCCAATGATGGGCTTCCAGTCTATGAGGATTCAAAAATACATACGAATAatcaaagaccaaaaaatgaacTGAATACTTTAGTATAA
- the LOC139518873 gene encoding uncharacterized protein codes for MAQFIKFLFLFGLLCVDAQYIPLGVSKKQPTCKYEFTVPDAKGACSATSTALEQKIDNVKQDLDRTRLQYVSQNSIVQGTLAQLQTDTKMYVSKVNDLNGELQKIKGQGVNPGQTSGTVNQLIHDTKDLLTKAVGDINGRIFNLSLEFQRNAIEESKVNSAIQNQINKQAVQLATAEQKLLNLENMIKNYKPPTSGSQPQPSSGPSSAQLNTLQQKYQQLENDLKSVDTLQQQQFTGLSDKTNRIMSQLLNQSHDIDVVAQATNQSVARLTAAEKMIQSTKQDFDNFKKATDPQIKILSQEASGLLSNLTSIEKQLQQLGIRLMNVQMTSMQMKGDVTKVKTQADNLLQEITKLTSQISAQAGELLVVKSDLSGLQGPSSGGGTINTVQLVNTIKAQTQADIQKAQKDVKQVQNMVTTLLTQVAMLSSKVNKLCPPTTPSG; via the exons ATGGCACAATTTATCAAATTTCTATTTCTTTTCGGACTTCTTTGTGTTGATGCACAGTATATTCCCCTCGGTGTAAGTAAGAAACAACCAACTTGTAAATATGAATTTACAGTTCCAGATGCAAAGGGAGCATGTTCCGCTACATCAACAGCCCTAGAGCAGAAAATAGACAATGTTAAACAAGATTTGGACAGAACTCGTCTCCAATATGTTTCTCAGAATAGTATTGTGCAAGGAACTTTAGCTCAATTACAGACAGACACTAAAATGTATGTTTCAAAAGTGAATGATTTGAACGGAGAGCTTCAGAAAATTAAAGGACAAGGTGTTAATCCTGGACAGACTAGCGGAACAGTTAACCAGTTAATTCACGACACAAAAGACTTGCTGACCAAGGCTGTGGGTGACATTAACGGTAGAATATTTAATTTATCATTGGAATTTCAGCGAAATGCAATAGAGGAGTCAAAGGTTAATTCTGCAATTCAAAATCAAATCAACAAACAAGCTGTACAGTTAGCAACGGCTGAACAGAAACTGCTAAATTTggaaaatatgattaaaaactatAAACCACCAACTTCCGGATCCCAGCCACAACCATCTTCAGGTCCATCCAGTGCTCAACTGAACACTCTGCAACAGAAATATCAGCAACTAGAAAATGATTTGAAATCTGTCGACACGCTACAACAACAACAGTTTACAGGACTCTCTGACAAGACCAATAGAATAATGTCGCAGTTACTGAACCAGTCCCATGACATTGACGTCGTTGCACAAGCTACCAACCAATCTGTCGCCAGACTGACCGCTGCAGAGAAAATGATCCAAAGTACCAAACAAGACTTTGATAACTTCAAGAAGGCTACAGATCCCCAGATAAAGATCCTTTCACAGGAAGCAAGCGGACTACTAAGTAATCTTACCAGTATTGAGAAACAGCTACAACAGCTTGGCATAAGGCTTATGAATGTACAAATGACCTCTATGCAGATGAAGGGAGATGTAACAAAAGTAAAGACACAAGCTGATAACCTGTTACAAGAAATTACCAAGCTGACTAGCCAG ATTTCCGCTCAAGCAGGGGAATTGTTGGTAGTGAAATCTGACCTTTCCGGACTGCAAGGACCATCTTCCGGTGGTGGAACCATCAACACAGTACAGCTCGTCAATACCATTAAAGCACAAACACAAGCAGATATACAGAAAGCACAAAAAGATGTCAAACAAGTCCAAAACATGGTTACTACACTTCTTACCCAAGTTGCGATGCTCTCGTCAAAGGTGAACAAACTGTGCCCACCAACAACGCCAAGCGgttaa